In a genomic window of Lonchura striata isolate bLonStr1 chromosome 4, bLonStr1.mat, whole genome shotgun sequence:
- the GPRIN3 gene encoding G protein-regulated inducer of neurite outgrowth 3 codes for MGTVPDPLRSAKPSLVSASAEEEHLGDLQPAKHQPQDPSGERASNGLPCTPSSSAGVGLFHLSCTGAASTQRCEQCHTDDDSQQEAFSPRLASTAAEGHPADVKPAGCSQPVGNPAPVVPALAAAGALSVGQGPEMMPAPQSSRQFVQGSQAKMSSLTQIDDSGLKPHGTDDQPVLEVLNYSSPGDPVGVNPFCHTSRANLLQRGEKDREAEKHGSAVYQSALAAGQTEADPGRDLQTSLEAKSGTADAPQLHPPDETKVVQSSEAPAQSSHGSPHPVRSLEPTPGSPNPTQLSKFRETGTMTAQPESSPFTQEAVSRTWRDAEVQAVATVESKSASTSPSIFVTFLKGNPPEEKEELHIIYQGGMGLSQAAPTDSLSSQEKSLCSSGITAKSTVVAVTASAQTQPVKLPGFPPDVASPVSADNAKPVVPCSTAAVASQGTSVGNAEMTSAACDVKNAAQLPKDAPVPPKPIPAEQLGVDSSNQIPSQSGTGTGGPSTTSTDAVPGTQNNVQDLIPHAGSSWSPLLSGKDSEAKQEILGSSEQKPVQSKGASQGQASPNQSVVKPKEENLVVLDPKGGLNVSSQPAAVCAKACPQDAGGKESGDHGDSSQSQMAGGQNLQAGLTPELSVSSASIAPSMPASAAPQQQHLQARQSRHDLHTEVVPASSQAVPNLGENKKHSTPAMEAIVQVKQSKHVRDVVWDEQGMTWEVYGASLDPESLGIAIQNHLQRQIREHEKLIRAQNSQTRKSISSDTSSNKKLKGRQHNMFQSMLQNFRRPNCCVRPAPSSVLD; via the coding sequence ATGGGGACTGTACCAGATCCTCTGAGATCTGCCAAGCCTTCCCTGGTCTCAGCTTCTGCAGAGGAGGAACACCTGGGAGATCTGCAGCCTGCTAAGCACCAGCCCCAGGACCCCAGTGGCGAGAGGGCCAGCAATGGCCTCCCGTGCACACCGTCCAGCTCCGCTGGGGTTGGCTTGTTCCACCTGAGCTGCACAGGTGCTGCCAGCACACAGAGGTGCGAGCAGTGCCACACAGATGATGACAGCCAGCAGGAAGCCTTTTCTCCCAGGCtggccagcacagctgcagagggGCATCCTGCAGATGTAAAGCCTGCTGGTTGTTCCCAGCCAGTGGGCAACCCGGCACCGGTGgtgccagcccttgctgccgcAGGAGCCCTCTCGGTAGGGCAAGGGCCAGAGATGATGCCAGCCCCCCAGAGCTCCCGGCAGTTTGTGCAAGGCAGCCAGGCCAAAATGAGCTCCCTGACACAAATAGATGACTCTGGCTTGAAACCTCACGGAACTGATGATCAGCCAGTGCTTGAAGTGTTAAATTATTCTTCCCCGGGTGATCCTGTTGGGGTTAATCCATTCTGTCATACTTCTCGGGCAAACCTTCTgcaaagaggggaaaaagacaGGGAGGCAGAGAAACATGGTTCTGCTGTGTATCAGTCAGCCTTGGCAGCAGGGCAAACCGAAGCTGACCCGGGGAGAGACTTGCAGACCAGTCTGGAGGCTAAAAGTGGGACTGCAGACGCGCCACAGTTGCATCCCCCAGATGAAACAAAAGTGGTGCAGAGCAGCGAGGCACCAGCCCAGTCCAGCCACGGGAGTCCACATCCTGTACGCAGCCTGGAGCCCACGCCTGGGAGTCCAAACCCCACCCAGCTCTCCAAATTCAGAGAAACAGGTACAATGACAGCTCAGCCAGAGAGCAGTCCTTTTACTCAGGAAGCTGTAAGCAGGACATGGCGGGATGCTGAGGTTCAGGCTGTGGCTACTGTGGAGAGCAAATCAGCTTCCACCAGTCCCAGCATCTTTGTTACCTTCTTAAAAGGGAATCCtccagaggagaaggaagaactGCACATAATTTACCAAGGAGGTatggggctgagccaggctGCTCCTACTGACAGTTTATCATCACAAGAAAAGTCTCTATGTTCCTCTGGTATCACAGCAAAGTCGACTGTTGTGGCTGTGACTGCTTCGGCCCAAACCCAGCCTGTCAAACTGCCAGGGTTCCCACCTGATGTGGCATCTCCAGTATCAGCAGATAACGCAAAACCTGTTGTCCCCTGTTCCACTGCAGCTGTTGCCTCTCAAGGAACATCTGTGGGTAATGCTGAAATGACCAGTGCAGCCTGTGATGTCAAGAATGCTGCTCAGCTGCCAAAGGATGCTCCAGTCCCACCAAAGCCCATCCCAGCTGAGCAGCTTGGAGTTGACTCCAGTAATCAAATTCCATCACAGTCTGGGACTGGCACAGGTGGGCCAAGCACTACTTCCACTGACGCTGTCCCAGGAACCCAGAACAATGTGCAAGATCTCATCCCTCATGCAGGAAGCAGCTGGTCACCTTTACTCTCTGGTAAGGACAGTGAAGCCAAGCAGGAGATCCTGGGCAGCTCTGAGCAAAAGCCTGTGCAAAGCAAGGGTGCAAGTCAAGGGCAGGCCAGTCCTAATCAATCTGTGGTGAAACCAAAGGAAGAAAACTTGGTGGTGCTTGATCCTAAAGGAGGGCTGAATGTTAGCAGCCAGCCTGCTGCAGTCTGTGCAAAGGCATGCCCACAGGATGCAGGTGGGAAGGAGAGCGGGGACCACGGAGACAGCAGCCAGTCTCAGATGGCTGGTGGCCAGAACCTGCAGGCAGGACTGACACCTGAGCTGAGTGTGAGTTCTGCAAGCATTGCCCCATCCATGCCAGCatcagcagctccccagcaacAGCACCTCCAGGCCAGGCAGTCCAGACACGATCTCCACACTGAAGTGGTTCCTGCTTCCTCTCAGGCTGTGCCAAACCTGGGGGAGAACAAAAAGCATTCCACCCCAGCCATGGAGGCAATAGTACAGGTGAAGCAGTCCAAACACGTCAGGGATGTTGTTTGGGATGAGCAAGGAATGACGTGGGAGGTTTATGGTGCTTCCCTCGATCCAGAATCCTTGGGAATTGCCATCCAGAACCACTTACAGAGACAAATACGGGAACACGAGAAACTGATCCGGGCCCAGAACAGTCAGACCCGGAAATCCATTTCCTCAGATACATCCtcaaataaaaaattgaaaggGAGGCAGCACAACATGTTCCAGTCCATGCTGCAGAATTTTAGGCGTCCTAATTGCTGCGTCCGACCTGCTCCTTCTTCTGTGTTAGACTGA